From a single Adhaeribacter swui genomic region:
- a CDS encoding SMP-30/gluconolactonase/LRE family protein, with protein MNKNHLVKSCLMGALLLGFTQISNLAVAQTVSLVKKWETPATLKEPESVLYDKANKVLYASNINNPAGNADGNGSIARIALNGKIEKVEWVVGGMDSPKGLGLSKGLLYVADLTKVVVIDVKTAKLVRTIPVKDAGMLNDITVDAQGVVYVSDSDKKRVYRLNNNQAEVWLEKDHFQKPNGLLAHQNKFYMIDMTAGIFYEVNKNTKELRKIAEGLIGGDGIIPYGKDFIISNWNGEINYVTAAGQVTKLLDTKAEKVNAADIEYIPEQNLLLVPTFFANKVVAYEVKK; from the coding sequence ATGAACAAAAATCACTTGGTAAAATCTTGTTTAATGGGCGCTTTGTTGTTGGGTTTTACGCAAATAAGCAATCTGGCGGTGGCGCAAACCGTAAGCCTGGTTAAAAAATGGGAGACCCCCGCTACTCTAAAAGAACCGGAATCGGTGTTGTACGACAAAGCCAACAAGGTGCTTTATGCTTCTAACATTAACAACCCGGCGGGCAACGCCGATGGCAATGGTTCTATCGCCCGGATTGCTTTAAACGGCAAAATCGAGAAAGTAGAGTGGGTAGTAGGTGGAATGGATTCGCCGAAAGGTTTGGGTTTATCGAAAGGGCTTTTGTACGTAGCCGATTTAACTAAGGTAGTGGTAATTGATGTTAAAACGGCCAAACTGGTGCGTACCATTCCGGTAAAAGATGCCGGCATGTTAAACGATATTACCGTGGATGCGCAAGGCGTGGTGTATGTGTCGGATTCAGATAAAAAACGGGTGTACCGTCTTAATAACAACCAGGCCGAAGTATGGCTGGAAAAAGACCATTTCCAAAAACCGAACGGTTTGCTGGCGCACCAGAACAAATTTTACATGATTGATATGACTGCCGGCATTTTTTACGAAGTAAACAAAAATACCAAAGAACTGCGCAAAATTGCCGAAGGCTTAATCGGCGGAGATGGCATTATTCCGTACGGTAAAGATTTTATAATTTCCAACTGGAACGGCGAAATCAACTACGTTACGGCGGCTGGCCAGGTAACCAAACTGCTCGATACCAAAGCCGAAAAAGTAAATGCCGCCGATATTGAATATATTCCCGAGCAAAATTTATTGTTAGTACCTACTTTTTTCGCGAATAAAGTAGTGGCTTATGAAGTTAAAAAGTAA
- a CDS encoding Gfo/Idh/MocA family protein, protein MINSNNNSRREFIKKAGLGSVGLAFGMSAKSYASIMGANDRVRMGFVGVNGRGNGMTKNFARQVGCEVVYVCDVDATAMAKTIAGLENISKKKPKGVKDFRTILNDKNLDGVYIATPDHWHAPAAILACQAGKHVYVEKPCSHNPYEGELLVEAARKYDRIVQMGNQRRSWPRIMECMEELKSGAIGKAYFAKGWYTNNRKPIGKGKQVPVPTNLDYELWQGPAPRKPYQDNLIHYNWHWFWNWGTGEALNNGTHEIDVMRWGLGVEYPTRVTSFGGRYAYQDDWETPDTQVINMEFPGGIAMTWEGRSCNNYPVEGSPRGAIFYGDKGTIVTTGDNDYTIYNMDNKVVKKVQDEAKTNTTDPAGPGDKLDAYHINNFLDSVRNNKRPNGDIEIGHKSVLLCQLGNIAQRTGRVLNCDPKNGHIVNDKEAMALWRREYEPGWEPKLV, encoded by the coding sequence ATGATAAACAGTAACAATAACTCCCGGCGGGAATTTATAAAGAAAGCAGGTTTAGGCTCAGTAGGTTTAGCCTTCGGGATGAGCGCTAAGAGCTACGCCAGCATTATGGGGGCCAACGACCGGGTACGGATGGGCTTTGTGGGCGTGAACGGCCGCGGCAATGGCATGACCAAAAACTTTGCCCGGCAAGTGGGTTGCGAAGTAGTGTACGTCTGCGACGTAGATGCCACGGCTATGGCCAAAACCATTGCGGGCTTAGAGAATATCAGCAAAAAGAAACCAAAAGGCGTTAAAGATTTCCGCACTATATTAAATGATAAAAACCTGGATGGCGTATACATTGCCACTCCGGACCACTGGCACGCGCCGGCTGCTATTTTGGCTTGTCAGGCCGGCAAACACGTGTACGTCGAGAAACCCTGCAGCCATAACCCTTACGAAGGCGAGTTGCTGGTAGAAGCCGCCCGCAAATACGATCGCATTGTGCAAATGGGCAACCAGCGGCGCTCCTGGCCGCGTATCATGGAGTGCATGGAAGAGCTAAAATCCGGCGCTATTGGCAAAGCGTATTTCGCGAAAGGCTGGTACACCAACAACCGCAAACCCATCGGCAAAGGCAAGCAGGTGCCCGTACCCACTAATCTCGACTACGAACTTTGGCAGGGACCCGCTCCGCGCAAACCGTACCAGGATAATTTAATTCATTACAACTGGCATTGGTTCTGGAACTGGGGCACCGGCGAAGCTTTAAACAATGGTACCCACGAGATTGACGTGATGCGTTGGGGTTTAGGGGTAGAGTACCCCACTCGGGTAACTTCTTTCGGCGGGCGCTACGCTTACCAAGACGACTGGGAAACGCCCGATACGCAAGTAATTAATATGGAATTTCCCGGCGGCATAGCCATGACCTGGGAAGGTCGTAGTTGCAACAATTATCCCGTAGAAGGTAGCCCCCGCGGTGCTATTTTTTACGGCGACAAAGGCACGATTGTAACCACCGGCGACAACGATTATACCATTTACAACATGGATAACAAGGTGGTAAAAAAAGTGCAGGACGAAGCCAAAACCAACACCACCGATCCGGCCGGTCCGGGCGATAAACTGGATGCCTACCACATTAACAACTTCCTCGACAGCGTACGCAACAACAAGCGCCCGAACGGCGACATTGAAATTGGGCATAAAAGTGTGTTGTTGTGCCAACTCGGTAACATTGCCCAGCGCACCGGCCGGGTATTAAACTGCGACCCCAAAAACGGCCACATTGTAAACGATAAAGAAGCCATGGCTTTGTGGCGCCGGGAATACGAACCCGGTTGGGAACCTAAATTAGTGTAG
- a CDS encoding alcohol dehydrogenase catalytic domain-containing protein, translating to MIQRQVYRMPQAGSINHLKLQTEALASPKADEVCVAVKAIGLNFADVFAMQGLYSATPKGSFVPGLEYSGEIIAVGEAVTNWQVGDKVMGVTKFGGYASHLNSHYRYVVPLPEGWSFAEGAGFLVQGLTAYYALLDLGNLQPNTTVLIHSAAGGVGILANRICKKVGAYTIGTVGQVDKVQFLKEKENYDAIIFRDKNFLKKLKFTLGKRPLLLIMECIGGKILQQGWNTLAPMGRMVVYGNASFSSHSARPNYPQLFWKFLQRPKIDPLRLPTQNKSLMGFNLIYLYEQTDLMHQLLQKLQSLQLTPQHIGHVFDFNAMHQAIHLFQRGKTVGKVVVQVAE from the coding sequence ATGATACAACGCCAGGTATATCGCATGCCCCAAGCGGGGTCTATCAATCATTTAAAACTGCAAACCGAAGCCTTGGCTTCGCCGAAAGCCGACGAAGTGTGCGTGGCGGTAAAAGCGATTGGGTTAAACTTTGCCGATGTTTTTGCCATGCAAGGATTGTACAGCGCTACGCCCAAAGGTTCTTTTGTGCCGGGTTTAGAATATTCTGGTGAAATAATAGCGGTGGGAGAGGCGGTAACCAACTGGCAGGTGGGCGATAAAGTAATGGGCGTAACCAAGTTCGGTGGGTACGCGTCGCACCTGAATAGCCATTACCGGTACGTGGTGCCGCTGCCCGAAGGCTGGAGCTTTGCCGAGGGAGCCGGTTTTCTGGTGCAGGGCCTCACGGCCTATTATGCTTTGCTGGATTTGGGCAATTTACAACCCAATACTACGGTACTCATTCACAGTGCGGCGGGCGGGGTTGGAATTTTGGCGAACCGCATCTGTAAAAAAGTTGGCGCTTATACCATTGGAACCGTGGGGCAAGTAGATAAGGTACAATTCTTAAAAGAGAAAGAAAACTACGATGCCATTATTTTTCGGGATAAGAATTTTTTAAAAAAACTGAAATTTACCTTAGGCAAGCGGCCGTTGCTCCTGATTATGGAATGCATAGGCGGTAAAATCTTGCAGCAAGGCTGGAACACTTTGGCCCCTATGGGGCGCATGGTGGTATACGGCAACGCGAGTTTCTCCAGCCACAGTGCCCGGCCTAACTATCCGCAGCTTTTCTGGAAATTTCTACAGCGCCCCAAAATAGATCCGCTACGCTTACCAACCCAAAATAAATCCCTGATGGGTTTTAATTTAATTTACCTCTACGAGCAAACCGACCTGATGCACCAACTCCTGCAAAAACTGCAAAGTCTGCAATTAACGCCCCAGCATATCGGGCACGTATTTGATTTTAATGCCATGCACCAGGCCATCCACTTGTTCCAAAGGGGTAAAACCGTGGGCAAAGTGGTGGTACAGGTTGCGGAGTAA
- a CDS encoding FAD-dependent oxidoreductase has translation MKTQKWLAAWLLIGFSLFSCAGRSGKSISGNSENELKADIIVYGGTSSAVAAAVQATRLGKSVIVVSPDKHLGGLAAGGLGFTDTGKKEVIGGIAREFYQRIYRHYQQPEAWAWQKKEEYGNKGQGTPAMDGADRTMWIFEPHAAEAVFEDFVKENKIPVYRDEWLDRENGLVKQNGKITSIKTLSGKTYQGKIFIDATYEGDLMATAGVSYHVGREANSVYGEQYNGIQTGVLHHDHYFKKNIDPYKIPGNPASGLLPLISPDSPGEKGQGDNKVQAYNFRMCLSNHPDNRVPFPKPDNYDPAQYELLVRVFDSGWRELFQKFDPIPNRKTDTNNHGPVSTDYIGMNYDYPEASYERRREIIKAHENYQKGLLYFMATDPRIPADLQKELNTWGLAKDEFKDNGNWPHQIYVREARRMISDYVMTENETMGKKPVNNPVGMGSYSLDSHNIQRYVKPDGYVQNEGDIGVHLKEPYQIGYGAIVPKKQECQNLLVPVCLSSSHIAYGSIRMEPVFMILGQSATTAAAQAIDKKQAVQDVDYTVLKARLMQDKQVLAKPGSNF, from the coding sequence ATGAAAACCCAAAAATGGCTGGCGGCCTGGCTGCTGATTGGTTTTAGTTTATTTTCCTGCGCCGGTCGCTCCGGTAAAAGCATTTCCGGTAACTCAGAGAATGAGTTGAAAGCCGATATTATCGTGTACGGGGGTACTTCTTCGGCAGTAGCGGCAGCGGTGCAAGCTACCCGGTTGGGCAAAAGCGTGATTGTGGTTTCGCCGGACAAGCATTTAGGCGGATTGGCGGCCGGTGGTTTAGGCTTTACCGATACCGGCAAAAAAGAAGTAATTGGCGGCATTGCCCGCGAATTTTACCAACGCATTTACCGGCATTACCAGCAACCCGAGGCTTGGGCCTGGCAGAAAAAAGAAGAGTACGGCAATAAAGGCCAGGGCACGCCCGCCATGGACGGCGCCGACCGCACCATGTGGATTTTTGAACCGCACGCGGCCGAAGCCGTTTTCGAGGATTTTGTAAAAGAAAATAAAATACCCGTTTACCGCGACGAATGGCTCGACCGGGAAAACGGCTTGGTTAAGCAAAATGGTAAAATTACTTCCATCAAAACGCTGAGCGGAAAAACGTACCAAGGTAAAATATTTATTGATGCTACCTACGAAGGCGATTTAATGGCTACAGCGGGTGTGAGTTACCACGTGGGCCGCGAAGCCAACTCGGTCTACGGCGAACAATACAACGGCATCCAGACCGGCGTGTTGCACCACGATCATTATTTTAAGAAAAACATCGACCCGTATAAAATTCCGGGTAACCCGGCAAGTGGTTTGTTGCCGTTAATATCACCGGATAGTCCGGGCGAAAAAGGGCAGGGCGATAACAAAGTGCAGGCTTATAATTTCCGGATGTGCTTGAGTAATCACCCGGATAACCGGGTTCCCTTTCCTAAACCCGACAACTACGACCCGGCGCAGTACGAATTGCTGGTGCGGGTTTTTGACTCCGGTTGGCGGGAATTGTTTCAAAAATTCGACCCGATTCCAAACCGCAAAACCGACACCAACAACCACGGCCCGGTCAGTACGGATTACATCGGCATGAACTACGACTACCCCGAAGCCAGCTACGAACGCCGCCGGGAAATAATTAAAGCCCACGAAAATTACCAGAAAGGCTTACTCTACTTTATGGCCACCGACCCAAGAATTCCGGCCGATTTGCAAAAAGAATTGAATACCTGGGGTTTGGCCAAGGATGAGTTTAAAGATAACGGCAACTGGCCGCACCAAATTTACGTGCGCGAAGCCCGCCGCATGATAAGCGACTACGTGATGACAGAAAACGAAACCATGGGTAAAAAGCCGGTAAATAACCCTGTGGGCATGGGTTCTTATTCTTTGGATTCGCACAACATCCAACGTTACGTAAAACCCGACGGCTACGTGCAAAACGAAGGCGACATTGGCGTACATTTAAAAGAGCCTTACCAGATTGGCTACGGCGCTATTGTCCCGAAAAAGCAGGAATGCCAGAACTTACTGGTGCCGGTTTGTTTATCCAGTTCGCACATTGCTTACGGCTCTATCCGTATGGAACCAGTTTTCATGATTCTGGGCCAAAGTGCCACCACCGCGGCTGCGCAGGCCATTGATAAAAAACAAGCAGTACAGGATGTGGATTATACGGTGCTTAAAGCGCGGTTAATGCAGGATAAACAGGTTTTGGCTAAGCCCGGTTCTAATTTTTAA
- a CDS encoding aldose epimerase family protein — MKTGGLLLCLCCVLFISFTNPLPEKQKAGITQTVFGKMPDGREAHLFTLTNAAGMAVKITNYGGYIVTWTAPDKKGKQENITLGVPTFADYVKGTPAFGPIIGRYGNRIAKGKITLDGKEYTLTTNGSGNHMHGGKIGFDKKLWAATPVNGIEPALKLHYTSPDGEEGYPGTLNVDVTYTLQKDNALRIDFKATTDKPTIINLTNHAYFNLSGMKRDVLNQQLQIKADQFLPTDASQIPTGELKPVAGTPFDFTKPTVIGNRINDTTHTQIKYGHGYDHCWVFTDQSKKLKLGATVYEPQSGRFIEMYTTEPGVQIYTANHLNGKIQGVEGVPYTKRFGLCLETQHFPDSPNHPNFPSTTLRPGETYQSTTVYKLSVK, encoded by the coding sequence ATGAAAACCGGTGGCTTGTTGCTTTGCTTGTGTTGCGTTCTGTTTATTAGCTTTACTAACCCGCTACCGGAAAAACAAAAAGCGGGCATTACCCAAACGGTTTTCGGGAAGATGCCGGACGGGCGGGAAGCGCATTTGTTTACGCTTACTAATGCGGCGGGCATGGCAGTAAAAATCACCAACTATGGCGGCTACATTGTAACCTGGACGGCTCCCGACAAAAAAGGCAAGCAGGAAAATATTACCCTGGGCGTGCCAACCTTCGCAGATTATGTAAAAGGAACGCCAGCGTTTGGGCCCATTATTGGTCGTTACGGCAACCGCATTGCCAAAGGTAAAATTACCCTGGATGGCAAAGAATACACCTTAACCACCAATGGCAGCGGCAACCACATGCACGGCGGCAAAATAGGTTTCGATAAAAAATTATGGGCGGCTACCCCGGTAAACGGAATCGAACCCGCCTTAAAATTGCATTACACCTCCCCGGACGGCGAAGAAGGTTACCCTGGCACATTAAACGTAGATGTAACCTACACCCTGCAAAAAGATAATGCCCTGCGCATTGATTTTAAAGCCACCACCGATAAACCAACCATAATCAACCTGACCAACCACGCTTATTTTAATTTAAGCGGCATGAAACGTGATGTTTTAAATCAACAACTCCAGATAAAAGCCGATCAATTTTTGCCGACTGATGCTTCTCAAATACCAACGGGTGAGTTAAAGCCGGTGGCCGGAACGCCTTTTGATTTTACCAAACCTACTGTTATTGGCAACCGCATCAACGACACCACCCATACGCAAATTAAATACGGCCACGGCTACGACCATTGCTGGGTTTTTACCGATCAATCTAAAAAATTAAAATTAGGCGCTACCGTGTACGAGCCCCAAAGCGGCCGCTTCATAGAAATGTATACTACCGAGCCAGGCGTGCAAATTTATACCGCCAATCATTTAAACGGCAAAATTCAGGGGGTAGAAGGCGTGCCGTATACCAAACGCTTTGGCTTGTGCCTCGAAACGCAGCATTTCCCGGATTCGCCGAACCACCCAAATTTCCCGAGTACCACGCTCCGGCCCGGCGAAACGTACCAATCTACTACCGTGTATAAATTATCGGTTAAGTAG
- a CDS encoding PRC-barrel domain-containing protein, with protein MNENDLMQDNLTGQNQEGGNANWPVRILTATSIIGDQVDNPQGDNLGKIKDIMLDIHKGNITYVVLEQSGILGINEKLFAVPFQALQLDQANQKFVLNASKEQFEQAPGFDKDHWPGTNSHEYYSGVGSYWGNFLGPNSGAAFT; from the coding sequence ATGAATGAAAATGATTTAATGCAGGATAATTTAACCGGTCAGAATCAGGAAGGAGGCAACGCCAACTGGCCCGTCCGGATTTTAACAGCCACTTCTATAATCGGGGATCAGGTAGATAATCCGCAAGGAGACAACCTCGGAAAAATTAAAGACATTATGCTGGATATTCACAAGGGTAATATTACCTACGTGGTGCTGGAACAATCCGGTATTCTGGGAATCAACGAAAAGTTATTTGCGGTGCCTTTCCAGGCCTTACAACTCGATCAGGCCAATCAGAAGTTTGTTCTGAATGCCTCAAAAGAGCAATTTGAACAAGCCCCCGGCTTCGATAAAGATCACTGGCCCGGCACCAACAGCCACGAATACTACTCGGGAGTGGGTTCTTACTGGGGCAATTTTTTAGGCCCGAATAGTGGTGCCGCCTTTACCTAA
- a CDS encoding multidrug effflux MFS transporter, with product MLYQATAPSTTSRYTLLIILTLGILTAIGSISIDMYLPAFPVMARYFNVPMVRMENSVTIFLFGMAFGQLFLGPLSDVWGRMRPLKAGLLVYILCATASVLTGNFTSFLIWRFLQGLAGSACQVIARALVNDLYGDKKAAHVFTLLQIIMGISPILAPMIGGFLAEAATWKYLFLIMALISGVALLGCYTILPPGKTPAENKGLHWSTIRLGYRQAIISPAFVNYALVRAISNSAAFSFVTASPFVFTQLYHLSKKQYGFMFSGLALGIILAGIGNTFLLKRFPVKSITRFGIIVQMLAGLAGFFIIFYQGPLIALVGVLLLFLSMLGLILPNATALYLAAVPAYNGSASALVGSMSYLSAFLITSLLSLLHNHTAYPMIGMMGGCTLLAFLCLKYKN from the coding sequence TTGTTATACCAAGCAACTGCTCCCAGCACAACCAGCAGATATACCCTGTTAATTATTCTGACCTTAGGCATTCTTACGGCCATAGGCTCCATATCCATTGATATGTATTTGCCGGCTTTTCCGGTAATGGCTCGGTATTTTAATGTGCCGATGGTACGCATGGAAAATTCGGTTACGATTTTTCTTTTCGGAATGGCTTTCGGGCAATTATTTCTGGGTCCTTTATCGGATGTGTGGGGCCGGATGAGGCCTTTAAAAGCTGGCTTGCTGGTATATATCTTATGCGCTACGGCAAGCGTACTTACGGGCAACTTTACCTCTTTCTTAATCTGGCGCTTTTTGCAGGGATTGGCCGGAAGTGCCTGCCAGGTTATTGCGCGGGCTCTGGTGAATGATTTATACGGCGACAAAAAAGCAGCGCATGTTTTTACCTTACTCCAAATTATTATGGGCATTTCGCCAATACTGGCACCCATGATTGGCGGTTTTTTGGCCGAGGCGGCTACCTGGAAATACCTGTTTTTGATTATGGCGCTAATTTCGGGGGTGGCGTTGCTTGGGTGTTACACTATTTTACCTCCCGGCAAAACACCCGCCGAAAATAAAGGTTTGCACTGGTCCACTATCCGGTTGGGGTACAGGCAAGCTATTATAAGTCCGGCATTTGTGAATTACGCTTTGGTGCGGGCTATCAGCAACAGTGCGGCTTTTTCGTTTGTTACGGCCTCGCCGTTTGTGTTTACCCAACTGTACCATTTAAGTAAAAAGCAATACGGTTTTATGTTTTCGGGTCTGGCCCTGGGCATTATTCTGGCGGGCATTGGCAATACTTTTTTACTCAAGCGTTTCCCGGTAAAAAGCATTACCCGGTTCGGGATTATCGTTCAGATGCTGGCCGGGCTAGCGGGCTTTTTCATTATTTTTTATCAAGGTCCACTAATTGCGTTGGTAGGCGTTTTGCTTTTGTTCCTGAGTATGTTGGGGCTTATTTTGCCCAATGCCACGGCTTTGTATTTGGCGGCAGTTCCGGCTTACAACGGCTCGGCTTCGGCGCTTGTAGGTTCTATGAGTTATTTGTCGGCCTTTTTAATTACTTCCTTGCTCAGTTTGCTGCATAATCACACCGCCTATCCTATGATTGGTATGATGGGGGGCTGCACCTTACTGGCTTTTCTCTGTTTGAAGTATAAAAATTAA
- a CDS encoding carbohydrate-binding protein, with protein MEPLKNYSIFLNYFRTKSNLLISFILTATTLLLLGCDKDFSYVPETSKYSLSSDLTTLNTYEAEQAILSGVVVAKNQSGYTGTGYADYVNATTDFIEWTVNTTVATSYSLKFRYANGGTTNRPLLLQVNGLTVAAKQDFTPTGGWATWSIASANADLRVGANKIRLTATGSNGPNIDHLVIEANLAQTGTLEAEKAVLNGAVESNNQEGYTGTGFADYVQASGDYIEWTVNATTAGSFMFQFRYANGGTTNRPLKLEVNGETVASNLAFVPTGGWAQWSLSATSVYLMAGENKVRLTTIGYNGPNLDNLNYSSGSFKHLLYLVDNGFSKLLFLNQKDPSKNWTVPIPDGSRDLQLVANNKILVSHGNGAAEYDRTTGAKGWSVSTYTGVSTAQRLANGNTLLGWSRAASGNTPAKVVLSEVNNAGKEVARVTINNITTFRLARRLTNGNTLITGDTNGNKKFKVFEVNATGAIVWQQLLYGGKGYVANRLKNGDTRATMGPVEDLYEAGKDDNKLLQLSPTGTIVKYWGGMVDHPNARLRKFSGYSVVPGNNNILIANWLGDGNEGTGPHAVEFDAKNNLVWSWEDHVAAQTITNVLVVE; from the coding sequence ATGGAACCCCTAAAAAACTACTCGATCTTTTTAAATTACTTTCGCACTAAATCCAATCTGCTTATTTCTTTTATTCTAACAGCAACTACGCTGCTGCTCTTGGGTTGCGATAAAGATTTCTCCTACGTGCCCGAAACTAGTAAGTACTCGTTAAGCTCCGATCTTACTACCCTTAATACTTACGAAGCCGAACAAGCTATTTTAAGCGGGGTGGTAGTGGCCAAAAACCAATCGGGTTATACCGGCACGGGTTATGCCGATTACGTAAATGCCACCACTGATTTTATTGAATGGACCGTAAATACTACGGTGGCTACTTCTTATTCGCTAAAGTTCCGGTATGCCAATGGCGGAACCACCAACCGGCCACTCCTGTTACAGGTAAATGGATTAACCGTTGCGGCTAAACAAGATTTCACCCCAACTGGCGGTTGGGCCACCTGGTCCATAGCTTCGGCCAATGCTGATTTAAGAGTAGGAGCCAACAAAATAAGACTAACCGCCACTGGTTCTAACGGACCAAACATCGATCATCTGGTAATAGAAGCCAACCTGGCGCAAACAGGAACACTCGAAGCGGAAAAAGCGGTTTTAAACGGGGCCGTCGAAAGCAATAATCAGGAGGGTTACACCGGCACTGGTTTTGCCGATTACGTGCAAGCTTCCGGCGATTACATTGAATGGACAGTTAATGCTACTACAGCGGGTTCCTTCATGTTTCAGTTTAGGTATGCAAATGGCGGAACTACGAACCGGCCCTTAAAACTAGAGGTAAATGGAGAAACTGTTGCCTCCAATCTGGCATTTGTCCCCACCGGTGGTTGGGCCCAATGGTCTCTTTCTGCTACATCGGTGTATTTAATGGCGGGAGAAAACAAAGTACGATTAACCACTATTGGTTATAATGGGCCAAACCTGGATAACCTAAATTATAGTAGCGGTAGCTTCAAACACCTGCTGTACCTGGTTGATAACGGATTTAGTAAGCTTCTTTTCCTAAATCAGAAAGATCCTTCTAAAAATTGGACCGTTCCGATTCCGGATGGTTCGCGCGACCTGCAATTGGTGGCTAACAATAAGATACTGGTGAGCCACGGCAACGGAGCCGCTGAATACGACCGTACCACGGGCGCTAAAGGCTGGTCGGTAAGCACTTACACGGGTGTTTCTACGGCGCAGCGTTTAGCTAATGGCAATACCCTGCTGGGTTGGTCAAGGGCAGCCTCCGGAAACACGCCTGCTAAAGTAGTATTATCGGAAGTAAACAACGCAGGTAAGGAAGTTGCCCGGGTTACGATTAATAATATTACCACCTTCCGTTTGGCCAGACGGTTAACGAACGGTAATACTCTGATTACTGGCGATACTAACGGTAATAAAAAGTTTAAAGTATTTGAGGTAAATGCAACCGGAGCTATTGTATGGCAACAGTTGCTATATGGCGGTAAAGGCTACGTAGCCAACCGCTTAAAAAACGGCGATACTAGAGCTACAATGGGGCCGGTGGAAGACTTATACGAGGCGGGTAAGGATGATAACAAGTTACTACAACTCAGCCCAACCGGCACCATAGTTAAGTATTGGGGCGGAATGGTCGATCATCCCAATGCCAGATTAAGAAAGTTCTCCGGTTATAGCGTTGTGCCGGGTAACAATAATATTCTTATAGCCAATTGGCTCGGCGATGGTAATGAGGGCACCGGGCCGCACGCCGTAGAATTTGATGCCAAGAACAATCTGGTATGGAGTTGGGAAGACCATGTTGCCGCTCAGACCATTACCAATGTGCTTGTAGTAGAATAA
- the tnpA gene encoding IS200/IS605 family transposase → MPYIKVWIHFVWSTKNREPYLTKEIRTQIFRHIRENAQEKGIYIDFINGHIDHVHCLVSLGLNQNVAKVMQLIKGESAFWINQNNLCLAKFEWQDEYFAVSVSESMVNKVREYIKNQEAHHQLKSYQEEQEDFKRLYGF, encoded by the coding sequence ATGCCTTATATAAAAGTTTGGATTCATTTTGTATGGTCTACTAAAAACCGGGAGCCCTACTTAACAAAAGAAATCAGGACCCAGATATTTCGGCATATCAGAGAAAACGCCCAAGAAAAGGGTATTTACATTGACTTTATCAATGGCCATATCGATCATGTCCATTGTTTGGTTTCCTTGGGGTTGAATCAAAATGTAGCTAAAGTGATGCAGCTCATCAAAGGCGAATCTGCTTTTTGGATTAATCAGAATAATCTTTGCCTCGCTAAATTTGAATGGCAGGATGAATATTTTGCAGTATCCGTCAGCGAATCAATGGTAAACAAGGTGCGGGAGTATATCAAAAATCAGGAAGCCCATCATCAGTTAAAATCTTACCAAGAAGAGCAAGAAGATTTTAAACGCTTGTATGGTTTTTGA